Proteins from a single region of Phycisphaeraceae bacterium D3-23:
- the dnaK gene encoding molecular chaperone DnaK, with translation MSKTIGIDLGTTNSVVAVMEAGQPKVLINSSGNRTTPSIVAFTDKGDRLVGQPARQQQVTNPTGTIFSIKRFMGRRHSEVTGEEKMVPYEVVGNSDELVKVKAKDKSYTPQEIAAMILVDLKKTAEDYLGEKVEKAVITVPAYFNDSQRQATKEAGEIAGLKVERIINEPTAAALAYGLDKKTEEKIAVFDLGGGTFDVSVLDIGDADGTTVFEVLSTSGDGHLGGDDWDEALINYLADEFKRTDGIDLRSDAMALQRLKEAAEKAKMELSTAQSAAVNLPFITATNEGPKHLQINVTRAKFEEICDDLFERIKQPVLTALKDAGLSTGDIDEVVLVGGSSRIPKVQQIAEELFGKAPNKSINPDEVVALGAAIQGGVFDSGGKSDVLLLDVTPLSLGIETMGGVMTKLIEKNTTIPTSKSETFSTASDNQPSVTIHVLQGERDFSKDNRTLGQFDLSDIPPAPRGTPQIEVTFELDANGILNVKAVDKATNKEQSIEITGSSGLSDAEVEQMKKDAEAHAEEDKQKREVVDLKNQADAIVFQTRKQVDEYGDKVDADVRGKIESALSNLEDKIKGDDADAIKAALENLNNVRQELGAAMNAAAQEAAGGGEQPSAEASGGASDDDVIDAEYEVKN, from the coding sequence ATGAGCAAGACCATCGGAATCGACCTGGGCACGACCAACTCCGTCGTCGCCGTCATGGAAGCTGGCCAACCCAAAGTCCTCATCAACAGCTCGGGCAACCGGACGACCCCGTCGATCGTTGCTTTCACCGATAAGGGTGACCGGCTCGTCGGCCAGCCCGCGCGTCAGCAGCAGGTCACCAACCCGACCGGCACGATCTTTTCGATCAAGCGTTTCATGGGCCGGCGTCACTCCGAAGTGACCGGCGAAGAAAAGATGGTGCCCTACGAAGTCGTCGGCAACAGCGACGAACTCGTGAAGGTCAAGGCCAAAGACAAGAGCTACACGCCGCAGGAAATCGCGGCGATGATCCTGGTTGATCTGAAGAAGACTGCCGAGGACTACCTCGGTGAGAAGGTCGAAAAGGCCGTGATCACCGTGCCGGCGTACTTCAACGACTCGCAGCGCCAGGCGACCAAGGAGGCAGGCGAGATCGCTGGGCTCAAGGTCGAGCGCATCATCAACGAGCCGACGGCGGCGGCGCTGGCGTACGGGCTCGACAAGAAGACGGAAGAAAAGATCGCGGTGTTCGACCTGGGCGGCGGGACGTTCGACGTCTCGGTGCTCGACATCGGTGACGCAGACGGCACGACCGTGTTCGAGGTGCTCTCGACCTCGGGCGACGGGCACCTGGGCGGCGACGACTGGGACGAGGCGCTGATCAACTACCTGGCCGACGAGTTCAAGCGGACCGACGGCATCGACCTGCGCAGCGACGCGATGGCGTTGCAGCGGCTCAAGGAAGCGGCCGAGAAGGCGAAGATGGAGCTCTCCACCGCTCAGTCCGCGGCGGTCAACCTCCCGTTTATCACGGCCACCAACGAAGGCCCCAAGCACCTCCAGATCAACGTCACCCGCGCAAAGTTCGAGGAGATCTGCGACGACCTCTTCGAGCGGATCAAGCAGCCCGTCCTGACCGCGCTCAAGGACGCGGGGCTCTCGACAGGCGACATCGACGAGGTGGTCCTGGTTGGCGGCTCGTCGCGCATCCCCAAGGTCCAGCAGATCGCCGAGGAGCTCTTCGGCAAAGCGCCAAACAAGTCGATCAACCCCGACGAGGTCGTCGCGCTGGGCGCGGCGATCCAGGGCGGTGTGTTCGACTCGGGCGGCAAGAGCGACGTCCTCCTGCTCGACGTGACCCCGCTGTCGCTGGGCATCGAGACGATGGGCGGCGTGATGACCAAGCTCATCGAGAAGAACACGACGATCCCGACAAGTAAGAGCGAGACCTTCTCGACCGCGAGCGACAACCAGCCGAGCGTGACGATCCATGTCCTGCAGGGCGAGCGCGACTTCTCGAAGGACAACCGCACGCTGGGGCAGTTCGATCTGTCGGACATCCCGCCCGCGCCGCGCGGCACGCCGCAGATCGAGGTGACGTTTGAGCTCGACGCCAACGGCATCCTGAACGTGAAGGCCGTCGATAAGGCGACGAACAAGGAGCAGTCGATCGAGATCACCGGCAGCTCGGGCCTGTCCGACGCCGAGGTCGAGCAGATGAAGAAGGACGCCGAGGCCCACGCCGAGGAAGACAAGCAGAAGCGGGAGGTCGTGGACCTGAAAAACCAGGCCGACGCGATCGTGTTCCAGACCCGCAAGCAGGTCGACGAGTATGGCGACAAGGTCGATGCGGACGTGCGAGGCAAGATCGAGTCGGCGCTGAGCAACCTCGAAGACAAGATCAAGGGCGACGACGCCGACGCGATCAAGGCCGCGCTCGAGAACCTCAACAACGTCCGCCAAGAGCTTGGCGCGGCGATGAACGCGGCGGCCCAGGAGGCGGCCGGCGGAGGTGAGCAGCCGTCGGCCGAAGCGTCGGGTGGTGCGAGCGACGACGACGTCATCGACGCCGAGTACGAGGTCAAGAACTGA
- a CDS encoding HU family DNA-binding protein, protein MARKKAATKKAAPAIKVKATPDKAPTKTEIYRTIAEKTELSRKQVVAVFDTLNAINESNLKKHGQVTVPGVCKLVVKKKPRVPAGPRYNPFTKETKHMPAKPASKTVRARPVKAVKDMVA, encoded by the coding sequence ATGGCCCGTAAGAAAGCCGCCACGAAGAAAGCCGCCCCCGCCATCAAGGTCAAGGCGACCCCCGACAAGGCACCCACCAAGACCGAGATCTACCGCACCATCGCCGAGAAGACCGAACTCTCGCGCAAGCAGGTCGTCGCCGTCTTCGACACCCTCAACGCCATCAACGAATCCAACCTCAAGAAGCACGGCCAGGTCACCGTCCCCGGTGTCTGCAAGCTCGTCGTCAAGAAGAAGCCACGCGTCCCCGCAGGCCCACGCTACAACCCCTTCACTAAAGAAACCAAGCACATGCCGGCCAAGCCCGCGTCCAAGACCGTCCGGGCTCGTCCCGTCAAGGCCGTCAAAGACATGGTCGCCTAA